The genomic DNA GCTTACTtctttaatataaaataaatattaattTCAATCAACCACATGCAGAAGTTGCTCAACCACAGATGAAATAGTTTTTCCAAATTAGGATTAAGTCTCTAAATGGAGTCTAACTAGCTGTGTTAAATAAAATCATCCTCTTTTCCCCCAGCGGTAGCTCACATACACACGTTTCTGTGTGATGGAAGGAGTTGGGGGGAACATCAAATAATTTTTGTAGTTCACAAGCTAGAACATTTCGACAAAACATGACCTAAACAAATGCTACTCAACCATCGAGAAAATATGATTACAGCATATTCCTCTCTTAAAATCAAGTGTATGTACCCGTTTCCAGACTGGGTGGGAAAGCTTGTCCATCTGACTTGGCAACTTGGAGAGGGGTAGGTGTTGGGGGGTCAGGGTTGACTGTGGAGGGCAAGGCAGGGTGCAAGGGGCCCAGTGTGtgcagagacagtcagagagggaggagagcaggccaCAGGGGGCAGGATGGAGGAGGCCACGAAGGAGTATGACAGCACAAGAGGAGTAGGAAGGGAGTTGTGGGTCAACACTGCTGTAGCTGTGTCGTCGTTAATAGTTACCACAAAGTATCCACCTGCAGATCAGAGGTGgcagacaggaaatgacatcactgGGCCTCGTTGTCGTTTTTGTTCGAAAAAGGAATTTCAAAAGACGGTGTTTCCCAGAGAAGATTCCTCAACACGCCTGGCTCGCAGACAATTGATCTCTGTAATCATCTGGAGGAAGAACTTGCATTTAGAACCATGTACAAAAAAAAAGCCATCCATGAAAAAACAACACAGGTCACACTGCACTGACAGTGAAAGGAGGTTTGTGCGTACCTGCTGTTTGGTCACCAGGAGCTGCTGAACTTTGATGAAGGCAGCCTGCAGTGAGCTTTGGGCCTGGTTAAGAGACGTGTCCAAGGCCAGCATGGACTGGCTCAGCTCCTCTTCCTTCAGAGACACGGCCAACAGCTGACCCACCTGGTCTGCTGCACAAAGCACAGTTCATCAGAGTACAGCCACTGGGGAAAGTCACACTGGTCAAGACAGATGCAGCTGGTGCTGATTACAGCCTGAATACAAAGACAACTATAAAGCATATTTCTAGCACTGTCCCAATGACCTGACAACATGCCAAACAAACACgagctgcaataggcaaaacaTTGTATGGACAGGTTAACATACCACTCTTTAGTTTCACTTTCCGCCTTTTCCCGCTGTGGTCAGCAGATACACCAGGTAATCCGCTATCCTGTAGCAAATAGGCAAAACCTGTTGTTGTAAATGTTGCTGGGGGGATTTAACATGTTtatgtacacaaacatacatatcaatgtatttttctctctattttatataaacacacacagagtatgtAACAACACCATCCTGCTCACAGTGTTacacctcttcttcttctcagcTCTGTGGACCACTTCTCCATTGTGGCCATGACACAAGTTAGGTtcctccagagagacaggggaccCTGATGCTACTCTGGGCTGTTCCACCCTTTGAGCCCtgagcgctctctctctgtcaggtgaaacctgggctgggggaggggatgggccATGGAGCCCAGGCAGGGGAAGGTCCTCGTCAACACCCAAGCCCTCTGGGTTGGAGAGATGTACCAGCTCGATCCCAAACCTGGAGCAAGATTTAAAGCTAAATcaaacaaaataactttttctTTTGTTCACTCGGTTTGTCACTGGTTCAGTCTATGAACGCCTCTGAGCCAAAAGTGACTTGTTCACCTGGGCA from Hypomesus transpacificus isolate Combined female unplaced genomic scaffold, fHypTra1 scaffold_124, whole genome shotgun sequence includes the following:
- the LOC124488095 gene encoding uncharacterized protein LOC124488095 isoform X1, with product MPKKKKRLHRWLNLKAAAVTSRILKASEMAKALEEKEAELKPTLQKLMSSSGSQTKVNLKEMSQEANREKVKGMPRFGIELVHLSNPEGLGVDEDLPLPGLHGPSPPPAQVSPDRERALRAQRVEQPRVASGSPVSLEEPNLCHGHNGEVVHRAEKKKRCNTDSGLPGVSADHSGKRRKVKLKSADQVGQLLAVSLKEEELSQSMLALDTSLNQAQSSLQAAFIKVQQLLVTKQQMITEINCLRARRVEESSLGNTVF
- the LOC124488095 gene encoding uncharacterized protein LOC124488095 isoform X2; this encodes MPKKKKRLHRWLNLKAAAVTSRILKASEMAKALEEKEAELKPTLQKLMSSSGSQTKVNLKEMSQEANREKVKGMPRFGIELVHLSNPEGLGVDEDLPLPGLHGPSPPPAQVSPDRERALRAQRVEQPRVASGSPVSLEEPNLCHGHNGEVVHRAEKKKRCNTDSGLPGVSADHSGKRRKVKLKSDQVGQLLAVSLKEEELSQSMLALDTSLNQAQSSLQAAFIKVQQLLVTKQQMITEINCLRARRVEESSLGNTVF